CGTGGACAAGCTGAAGCCATTCGTTTAGGGGTTGCTAGGGCTCTTTGTAAGCTAGATCTAGAAAATAATAGACCTCTTCTCAAGAAGGAAGGTTTTCTTACCAGAGATGCTAGAGTAGTAGAACGAAAGAAATATGGTCGTAAAAAAGCAAGAAAGAGATTCCAGTTCACCAAACGTTAGTCCTATTTTAAGTTACTATTATCCATAATGATAAAATTAGAACACAAAACCCTGCTCGATGCTGGTGTCCATTTTGGACATTTGACCAGAAAGTGGAATCCTAAGATGGCCCCTTTCATTTTTATGAAACAGAATGGTATCCACATAATCGATTTAAACCAAACAATTACTTCCATGCAAGAAGTTGCTTTGCAATTAAATGCAATAGCACGAACTGGAAAAAAGATTTTATTTGTGGCTACTAAAAAACAAGCTAAGGTCGTTGTCGAAAAAGTTGCAAAAGATTTAGCGATGCCTTATGTCACAGAAAGGTGGCTTGGTGGTACGCTTACTAATTTTGTAACTATTAGAAAGTTACTAAAGCGTATGTCTGTAATAGAAAAAAACATACACTCAGCTGCTTACAAAAATTTAGCAAAGAAAGAACAATTGGTTATTGCACGAGAGCAAAAAAAGTTGAACAGAATATTACAAGGACTTGCTAATGTTACTAGGCTTCCATCTGCTTTATTTGTAATAGATGTCAATAAGGAACATATTGCTATACAAGAAGCTCGTAAATTAGGCATTCCAGTTTTTGCACTTACAGATACCAACACAGATCCAGATCTAGTTGATTACTCCATTCCTGGAAATGACGACTCTTTCCGCTCCATTGATATTATAGTGGATTATATGGCACATGCAATCAAAGAAGGGCTTGAGCTTTATAAAAAAGAAAAAGCAGAAACACTGTCTAAGCAAGAGTCTACTGAAGAGGTAAAGGTTAATGGTGCCGGTATGTCTAAAACTATCGCTAAGAAAGGTGTAAAAATTGTGCAGGGTGTGGCAGTAAAGAAAACTTTTTCAGAAGCATCAAAGATGAACAAGACTACTAGGTTTAAACCTTCTGTAAATAAGTCAAAAGAAACAACTATGGCTCCTAATATTGCATCCAATCCAGCAATTAAGCAGATTCAAGCAACAACCGCCTCTGATGTTGCATCCAATGCAGTAGTTGAGAAGACACAAACAACAGTTGCTGAGCGTGAGTTATCTAATACAACGACTGAAAATCAGCAAGAAGCACCAACTTCTAACGAAAGTTAAGCAGTCAGTAGATAGGGATCGTTCTGGGATAATTAATTTCTAGCGCTAATTTTTTCTGTTTTTATTTTAATTGAGAAAATTAGCGTTGAAATTTTCTTTTTGTTGTTTACTATAACCAAATATAGTTTTGGTATATTCCCTAAACTAAAAATAGTTTTTTCTCTATTGGCATAAAGAAGTTTCTTATTACACTTAATATTTTTTATATATGGCTATTACAGCACAAGACGTAGCTGCACTGAGAAAAAAAACTGGTGCAGGAATGATGGATTGCAAAAAAGCACTGACAGAAACTGGGGGTGATTTTGAACAAGCAATTATTTTTCTCAGAAAAAAAGGGCAAGAAATATCTGCAAATCGTGCTGAACGCAATGCATGTGAAGGAAGCGTTTTTGCCAGTGTAAATGCAGAACATACAGAGGCTTTTTTAATAGTTATGAATTGCGAAACTGATTTTGTGGCTAAAAATGAATCATTTTTGAAATTAGGAAAAACAATATTAGAAGCTGTAGTAGCACATAAGCCTATTTCTATAGAAGCATTACATGCATTACCATTAGGTGATGGAACTGTTCAAGATGCTATTGTTGCATCTATAGGTACTATAGGCGAAAAAATTGCTATCTCTACTTATGAAAGATTACAAGGAGATAGTGTTGTTTCTTATATTCACGCCGGTAATAACCTTGGGGTCTTAGTCGCATTACAAGGGGCTACAGGTGAACAAGTTATAGCTTCAGGTAGGGACATTGCCATGCAAGTAGCTGCCATGAATCCAATAACAATTGATAAGGATCAGATAGATCCAGCTCTAATTGAAAGAGAACGAGCCATTATTGAAGAGCAAGTTACGAAGGAAGGACTTACAGAAAATAAAACAGAAAAAATTATCCAAGGTAGGCTTACTAAGTTTTTCCAAGAAAATTCACTATTGCAGCAACCATTTGTAAAAAACAATAAGCTAACAGTAGCTCAGTTTCTTCAGGAAATTGCACCATCGTTAACAGTTACTGCATTCAAACGAATTAGTGTAGGAGGCTAATATAGCTCTATACCAAAAAGAAAAAAATTATTTAAAGATGATTCTGTATCGGTTCACGTGTGTAGTTGAATTTTCTTTAGCTACACATATGAACTGGTATCATTTGTAACTCCCCATATCCTCTATGTTCCGTATAAGGTTTAAAAAATATTTATGCTTAATAATCAATGATTTTTTAATAAAACAAACAAGACCCTAAAAAAGCATCTGAGGAGTTTCTTTTTATGATTGTTTTTATTTAATAAATTTGTATATTGATATATATATATTCTTTAATGTAATCTTTTATATGTATATTTTTTATTAATTATATGTATATTTTTTATTAATGTTTCTAAAATAAATGAAGACTGTTTATCACGTCCTTATGCATATGTTTTTTTCTCTTCCTTTCGTTTTTACTGTGAAGCTACTATAATGTATCTCCTATTTGATTGTTATTTAATAACGTTACTACGCTTTTTGTTGGCATAAACATTTTCTAAACCTTTTTTTTAAGCTTTCAGTATATTTATCTTTTTTGGGTACATCTTTAGTATGTCATCTCTTTTTCATATCGATAGGAATTTAGTTAGGGAATATCTCATTCGCAGTTACCCCATTATCTTCAGTACATTAAATTTTCTTGCACTCGAAGCCGTTAACACAATTATGGTAAGTAGGATTGACATGCATCATGCTGCTTCTGTTATGTTTGCCAATACATTGTTTAATATTTTTAAGAGAGTTAATTCTGGTATTTCTGTAAGTGTTTCTCCATTAATTGCACTTTCAGATCGCAGGAAAAACAACAAAAAAGTTACCTATATCTTAAATCATGCATTGTTGCTAAATACATTTTTTGCTTTTCTTTTTCTTATTTTTTTGTTTGGGCTATCTTTTTATATGGGAAAAATAAGCAAGTTTGCTAAGGTTGTTGCTTTATGGCGTCCTTATTTGCTGATTATATCTATTTCCCTTATTCCTTCAGCTATTAATAATATGATAAGACGTTATTTAGAAGGACTTGCTTGTGGGAAAATTGGATTATTTCTTGGATTTTTAACACTAATTCTAAATGTTGTATTCAATTTTTTATTGATTTATGGTACATGTGGATTCCCTATGCTTGGACTAAATGGAGCTGGTATTGCTATTGTACTCTCAGAAACACTTACTGCAGTGGTAGGCATGCTTTATTTGACTTATGTACAACCAAATGGCTATCCAGTAAAATATAGTATTCACCAAATATCGTGGAAATATTTTAAAAAAATATTAGGCATGGGTTTGCCTGTTGGGCTGCAGTTTGGTGTTGAAGGAGTATATTTGTTTTTGATTACAATAATGGCAAGTTGGGCTAGTGTAGAAGCACAAGCAGCACATGCCATATTATTTAATATATGTCAATTAACTACAATTTTTACGGTAGGTTTAGGACTATCTGGTTCTATATTGGTAGCTCAACAACATGGTAAAAACAATGGCTCCTTAGTAAGAAAAATAGTTACTACAGGATGTTGGATGATTCTATCTATTTCTATACTAATTGGATTTATGATGTTATTTATTAGTCCTTATATTATCCGCTTTTATAAGCCATCTTATGATGTAGATTACTTAATCAAACATTTGATTAAACATTTATCATTTTTTCAATTATTCTACGGATTATGTTATTGGGGTACTAGTGTACTACGTGGTTTGAACGATAGAACTTTACCATTTGTATTGAGTTTTATTACCCAACTTGTAGGGATAATGGTTTGTTATATTCTTGTTATAAAATATAATTGGGGCATAAATGGTGTGTGGTTATCTTTAATATTTGAACGTGTTTTATTAAGCTTGTTTTTACTCGTTCGATTTAAATATAAAGCTGAAGCATTTCACTAGTAGCCCAAAGTAGTTGGTGTTGACTATAAGAGCATCCAGATAATATATCTGGAACAAAAAAACCTGCACGGACGTACCCCACTTGCTCAAGCAGTGCATGGTGGTCATGTAAAAATCATAGAGTTGCTATTAAATCACGGGCCAATCCGGAAGGTATTACAACAATAAAGCGGCCATGAAATCCGAAAGACATATCAAGCCATAAAAAATTGATGTTTTAAAAAACACTATGATTCATCCAAAATAGGACTAGAAATATCCTCTTCATTTTCTCTTAAATCTATTATCTCTAAGTCTTTACATACATGTATATCAAACTTAAAATAGTCATCAGATAATGGAATATTAGCAGCAAAACTATTTATGGTACATACATACTTTATTTCTTCATTTTGTACTATTTCCCATTTATGAATCTGAAAAGAAGCACGATCTATTTCAAGCGTAATGCTTTTAAAAGCACTATCCTCACTAGAAGGTATCAATTGTACAACGTCTCGAATGATATTTTTTCTTTTATTTAAGACATGCTCTTGAACATAAAAAAAAAGGTACCCATATTGATAAAGATTGTAAAGATCAGCAAAATTCAGAGAATAATTGGTTTTATCATAATCACTAATCGTAACTTCTTTCATCTCTTTATCATATACCCAGATGGTTTCGCCATCCGTTATAGTTTCTTTTTGATCATAAGATAATCTATACTGGTGACCTCGAACTATAATGGTCAATTTAGAGGATTGAGTTATATCTTCTTCTGGATATTTAATAACAAGATCATAGGTAGCACGAAAGTTTTCTAATCCTTGATAATATGCAGAAGTCTTTTCTAAAATTTCCAATGCTTTCTCATCTACCTGAGCAAAAACCTTATTAGCTAATAAAGTAAGTATTACAATAAAAAATGACCTTAATATTACTACAAAGAAAATCCAAAAGCTACGGGTTCGCATATCAATAACACCTAATTAAAATTTTATTACTAAAATTACAAAGAAAAAAGATATGTGAATAAGCATTATTACTTATTGTGCGAAAGTTCTGAAACGGATTAATAAATATATAGAAGACCTCATCATTCTTGTAGATTAATACCTTATTAAGGGATACCCATCCCACAATTAAAACTTACTAGAATTTATCATTATTACCTAATGTTTTATACATAGACCATTCTGACATTAACAAGTTCCTAATTTTCACATTGTGTGTTAGTGTACCATCTATTTGGAATCCATGTTTTTTGTAAAAATTAATGGCTCTAATATTGTTTTTTAGGACGCTAAGTCGAAAAATTTCTACTCCTTGATTCCGTGCATCATTTTCCAATGATTTTAATAATAAGTTAGCATAACCTTTTCCAAAATATTTTGATCGTATTGCTATTACTAAATTCATGACATGTTTCACTTTTTCAAGCTTCTTTCTCATACCAAGTATATATCCTACTGGGATATCTTGATCAGTATAAACAATAAAACCAGTAATAAAAGACAAATTTATATCATGGATCATCCGTAATTGCTCTTCTCGACTGCTATTCCTCTCATGTGGATAAAGTAGAAGATAATCTTCTGATTCACAATCTATATGCCTACATACTTCAAAATAATCAGATATATTTAATGCACTTAATTTTATAACCGTTTGAAATTCTTGTTCTGAATTAATTAAGTAATTTGAAGAATTATGATATTCAAATGATTCTAAAGCACTTTCTTTTTTATCCATTTTATTATCAATTTTGTGCGGAATATTGGTGTGTTTATACCCCTTTATTTCTTGTTTTACTTTTTCGTGTAATTGTTTTATTGGATAATACAAAATCTCCATCTTTACGTTCAAAATATTGCTTATCCTCTTGTAAAAATCTTAAGCTATCATTACTTTTTTTGCGTTTTACTACTATAGAGGATGCATTTATATTGCGATGGTTAGGATTTTTATTGGTTGTTTGCACATCAAAAATGCAATTCAATCCCATATTGATCACCCTTTTATAATCTTTATAATATTTTTTATCGTAGTTCCTATCTTCTATTTGTTGCAATGCTTCATTAGCGCTTCCATTCTTTTTTAGTTCTAAAATATAAACGGTTTTATGATTATGGTCATTAATTACTATATCCGGACGTCCACTACCTGAATGCTCTTCTACAGACACTGTTATGCCATCTTTATCATGACAAGCACCAACTAAGAATAAATAAAGCGCACGATGAAATCTTTTTTTTATTCATTTTCAATAAACACATAACTGGTATTAGAAAAACAACAATTATATAACATAAATAAAAGTTAAAAAAGGTACCTGGGGAGTTACAAAATATCAATTATTGACTACTTTTCGAAAGTCCTGTTCAAAAGACCCTAATCTTATGTAGGATTAGTATGTAATATTTGCTCACATATATTTTCCATTTCTGATAACCAGGTTAAAGCATTATTTTTTTTGGACCATGGAATGTAAAAATCTATAGTATCTTTTGCTATTCTTTTTTGGTCTTCTAGTTTTCGTGCAGCTATAGTTCTTAGATTATGCAATCTATCAGCTAGTTTAATCTGAACAACACGAATATCCTTGCACTTATTTAATATAATTTGATTATCAGTATTATCTAACCGACATTCCGCACTAAAAAAAGTTTTTTTTAATTAAATAATTATGTAATTTTAGATTGATTATTAATTTATTTTGTATTGATATGGAAGCAAGCAGTAAAGTTCTAGATCATTTAGGTTTAGTATCTGCGACAGCAAACAACTTATCTTTGGTATCACTCATTGACGAATGTTTACCTCTTAGCAAAAACGCGAAAACTACTTATGGTCAGCGTGTATTAGCTATGATACTCAATGGACTAGGTTTTATAGATGATAGGCTATACTTATTTCCTAAATTCTTAGCGAACAAGCCAGTAGATAAATTATTAGGTCCCGGTCTTTTAGCTGAAGACTTTAATGATGATGCCTTAGGCCGTGCTCTAGATGCTATTTTCGCGTATGGTCCCCAGAAGTTATTTTCTCATATAGCGTTATCTATTGCTTTAAAATATAATTTAATCGGCAAATCAGTTCATTTAGACACTACTACCTTAAGTGTATATGGCACAGATTATGATAATCATTTAGATTCCTCTCTTTCATCTGATGCACAAGTTCCATTTCCAACTTATGGCTACGCCAAAAATAAACGCTTTGATCTTAAACAAATGACATTGCTCTTGGCCACAACAGGTTCTGCCCATTTTCCTGTTTGGATGGAAGCCCATTCTGGTAATGCATCAGATAGTAAAACCTTAGATGCAGCTGCAAGTCGATTACAACAATTTTGTAAAGCACTTAAAGAAGTTCCTGATTTACTTTATGTTGCTGATGCATCCTTTTATCCCAAATGTGTTGAACAAGGAGACCATTTATTATGGCTTACCCGAGTTCCCTCTACTATACAAGATTGTAAAACACTTTTACATCGATCAGATATACCATGGATACCTCTAGAAGGAGGATACCAGATCTATCCTACTATAGTGACATATAAAAAAGTTAAACAACGTTGGTTTTTAATTTATTCACAACAAGCTTACGATCGAGAAATAATTACGCTGAATC
This sequence is a window from Cardinium endosymbiont of Culicoides punctatus. Protein-coding genes within it:
- the rpsB gene encoding 30S ribosomal protein S2, whose product is MIKLEHKTLLDAGVHFGHLTRKWNPKMAPFIFMKQNGIHIIDLNQTITSMQEVALQLNAIARTGKKILFVATKKQAKVVVEKVAKDLAMPYVTERWLGGTLTNFVTIRKLLKRMSVIEKNIHSAAYKNLAKKEQLVIAREQKKLNRILQGLANVTRLPSALFVIDVNKEHIAIQEARKLGIPVFALTDTNTDPDLVDYSIPGNDDSFRSIDIIVDYMAHAIKEGLELYKKEKAETLSKQESTEEVKVNGAGMSKTIAKKGVKIVQGVAVKKTFSEASKMNKTTRFKPSVNKSKETTMAPNIASNPAIKQIQATTASDVASNAVVEKTQTTVAERELSNTTTENQQEAPTSNES
- the tsf gene encoding translation elongation factor Ts, with the protein product MAITAQDVAALRKKTGAGMMDCKKALTETGGDFEQAIIFLRKKGQEISANRAERNACEGSVFASVNAEHTEAFLIVMNCETDFVAKNESFLKLGKTILEAVVAHKPISIEALHALPLGDGTVQDAIVASIGTIGEKIAISTYERLQGDSVVSYIHAGNNLGVLVALQGATGEQVIASGRDIAMQVAAMNPITIDKDQIDPALIERERAIIEEQVTKEGLTENKTEKIIQGRLTKFFQENSLLQQPFVKNNKLTVAQFLQEIAPSLTVTAFKRISVGG
- a CDS encoding MATE family efflux transporter — translated: MSSLFHIDRNLVREYLIRSYPIIFSTLNFLALEAVNTIMVSRIDMHHAASVMFANTLFNIFKRVNSGISVSVSPLIALSDRRKNNKKVTYILNHALLLNTFFAFLFLIFLFGLSFYMGKISKFAKVVALWRPYLLIISISLIPSAINNMIRRYLEGLACGKIGLFLGFLTLILNVVFNFLLIYGTCGFPMLGLNGAGIAIVLSETLTAVVGMLYLTYVQPNGYPVKYSIHQISWKYFKKILGMGLPVGLQFGVEGVYLFLITIMASWASVEAQAAHAILFNICQLTTIFTVGLGLSGSILVAQQHGKNNGSLVRKIVTTGCWMILSISILIGFMMLFISPYIIRFYKPSYDVDYLIKHLIKHLSFFQLFYGLCYWGTSVLRGLNDRTLPFVLSFITQLVGIMVCYILVIKYNWGINGVWLSLIFERVLLSLFLLVRFKYKAEAFH
- a CDS encoding LolA family protein encodes the protein MRTRSFWIFFVVILRSFFIVILTLLANKVFAQVDEKALEILEKTSAYYQGLENFRATYDLVIKYPEEDITQSSKLTIIVRGHQYRLSYDQKETITDGETIWVYDKEMKEVTISDYDKTNYSLNFADLYNLYQYGYLFFYVQEHVLNKRKNIIRDVVQLIPSSEDSAFKSITLEIDRASFQIHKWEIVQNEEIKYVCTINSFAANIPLSDDYFKFDIHVCKDLEIIDLRENEEDISSPILDES
- a CDS encoding GNAT family N-acetyltransferase; its protein translation is MDKKESALESFEYHNSSNYLINSEQEFQTVIKLSALNISDYFEVCRHIDCESEDYLLLYPHERNSSREEQLRMIHDINLSFITGFIVYTDQDIPVGYILGMRKKLEKVKHVMNLVIAIRSKYFGKGYANLLLKSLENDARNQGVEIFRLSVLKNNIRAINFYKKHGFQIDGTLTHNVKIRNLLMSEWSMYKTLGNNDKF
- a CDS encoding PD-(D/E)XK nuclease domain-containing protein, encoding MKKRFHRALYLFLVGACHDKDGITVSVEEHSGSGRPDIVINDHNHKTVYILELKKNGSANEALQQIEDRNYDKKYYKDYKRVINMGLNCIFDVQTTNKNPNHRNINASSIVVKRKKSNDSLRFLQEDKQYFERKDGDFVLSNKTITRKSKTRNKGV
- a CDS encoding HD domain-containing protein → MILNKCKDIRVVQIKLADRLHNLRTIAARKLEDQKRIAKDTIDFYIPWSKKNNALTWLSEMENICEQILHTNPT
- a CDS encoding IS1634 family transposase gives rise to the protein MEASSKVLDHLGLVSATANNLSLVSLIDECLPLSKNAKTTYGQRVLAMILNGLGFIDDRLYLFPKFLANKPVDKLLGPGLLAEDFNDDALGRALDAIFAYGPQKLFSHIALSIALKYNLIGKSVHLDTTTLSVYGTDYDNHLDSSLSSDAQVPFPTYGYAKNKRFDLKQMTLLLATTGSAHFPVWMEAHSGNASDSKTLDAAASRLQQFCKALKEVPDLLYVADASFYPKCVEQGDHLLWLTRVPSTIQDCKTLLHRSDIPWIPLEGGYQIYPTIVTYKKVKQRWFLIYSQQAYDREIITLNHRIKKEGIDLQKQLVRLSYEQFGCQKDIDKSVKQLSKTIKYHKIDYTTKQVHQYKCKGRPSKDTQPLATVYQVVPVFSRNEVSITQASRTKGRFVLATNQWDIQSLPNQEVLSTYKEQAGTEAGFKFIKDNTFEVDSIFLKKPGRINALMMIMTLCLMTYSFAQYFLRQQLITTDTTVTTQSGKQTKKPTMKWIYRLFHGIHLLDMNIDGVAIRKVLNIDAFRSRIIRYFGPMACSIYEISDEKIAI